One region of Zingiber officinale cultivar Zhangliang chromosome 7B, Zo_v1.1, whole genome shotgun sequence genomic DNA includes:
- the LOC122006674 gene encoding pentatricopeptide repeat-containing protein At5g48910-like: MQTHSGHSPPLLSFPSPPISHSPSSLISLLKLSSSLHGVRQLHALAIKTGLFRDPLVAAEILRSSVLSQRRDLRYGRSVFDQMPEPNCFSWNTLIRAYAESEEAPSHALALFAQMLLSSTTTQPNQYTFPSVLKACACIQAAEAGTQIHGQVVKLGWSDDAFILTNLVRMYSSCGFMQDACKLVDSSLLPDADASVVLHNTLIDGFFRLGMVEQARQLFDRMPNKSAISWNGMISKCAQIGLFKEAIALFRKMQMEGMEHNFVTLVSVLPAISHMCALELGEWVHAYAEKNVIEIDDVLGSALVDMYSKCGNINKAIQVFEQLPKHNPITWSAMISGLAMHGRAAEAQDCFQRMEKAGVIPTDIVFVGVLNACSHAGLVEEGKSYFRRMVNVHGLRPKLEHYGCMVDLLGRAGLLEEAEELVLSMSVNPDDVIYKALLSSCKMHGNVEIGMRAAKRLMEHFSSDGDSMVLLSNFYASLGDWGTVSQVRLMMKELDIKKDPGCSWITVNGRIHEFVVEDNTHPQSRKIHLMLAEMADKLHEAGYVPDTTQVTLNIVKEEKESTLLYHSEKIAIAFGLISTNPGTTLHVVKNLRICGDCHSSIKLIAKVYGRRIIVRDRSRFHHFEEGLCSCNDYW; the protein is encoded by the coding sequence ATGCAGACCCATTCCGGCCACTCCCCTCCCCTCCTCTCCTTCCCTTCTCCTCCCATCTCTCATTCTCCCTCCTCCCTTATCTCCCTCCTCAAGCTCTCCAGCTCCCTCCATGGCGTCCGTCAACTCCACGCCCTCGCCATCAAGACAGGCCTCTTCCGCGATCCCCTCGTCGCTGCTGAAATCCTCCGGTCCTCCGTCCTCTCCCAGCGCCGCGACCTCCGCTACGGTCGCTCGGTGTTCGACCAAATGCCCGAGCCCAATTGCTTCTCCTGGAACACCCTCATTCGAGCTTACGCTGAGAGCGAAGAGGCACCCTCCCACGCCCTCGCCCTCTTCGCGCAGATGCTCCTCTCCAGCACCACCACACAGCCCAACCAGTATACCTTCCCGTCAGTGTTGAAGGCTTGCGCTTGCATTCAGGCAGCTGAAGCAGGAACGCAGATCCATGGCCAAGTCGTGAAGCTCGGTTGGAGCGATGACGCTTTTATTCTTACCAATTTGGTAAGGATGTACTCGTCTTGTGGGTTCATGCAAGATGCCTGCAAGTTAGTTGACAGCTCGTTGTTGCCTGACGCCGATGCCAGTGTCGTCTTGCATAACACTCTGATCGATGGATTTTTCAGGCTTGGCATGGTTGAACAAGCACGGCAATTGTTTGACAGAATGCCAAACAAAAGTGCCATTTCTTGGAACGGAATGATATCCAAGTGTGCACAGATTGGTTTGTTTAAAGAAGCCATCGCTCTTTTCAGGAAGATGCAAATGGAAGGCATGGAGCATAATTTTGTCACTCTTGTTAGTGTTCTCCCTGCAATTTCGCATATGTGTGCCCTTGAATTGGGTGAATGGGTCCATGCATATGCCGAGAAGAACGTCATAGAAATAGATGATGTGCTCGGGTCTGCCCTCGTCGACATGTACTCCAAGTGCGGAAACATTAACAAAGCGATTCAGGTATTCGAACAGCTACCGAAGCACAATCCTATTACATGGAGTGCTATGATTTCAGGGCTAGCAATGCATGGTAGGGCAGCAGAGGCACAAGATTGTTTTCAGAGGATGGAAAAAGCTGGAGTAATACCAACTGACATTGTTTTTGTTGGAGTTTTGAATGCCTGTAGTCATGCAGGCCTGGTGGAAGAAGGCAAGTCATACTTCAGAAGAATGGTAAATGTGCATGGTCTAAGACCCAAACTCGAGCACTATGGTTGTATGGTTGATTTGCTCGGTCGTGCGGGGCTTCTGGAAGAGGCTGAGGAGCTTGTGCTTAGCATGTCTGTGAATCCAGATGATGTTATTTATAAAGCGCTGCTATCATCTTGCAAAATGCATGGCAATGTTGAGATCGGAATGCGAGCTGCCAAGCGCCTTATGGAGCATTTCTCCTCAGATGGTGATTCAATGGTTCTTTTATCCAACTTCTACGCTTCCTTAGGGGACTGGGGTACTGTTTCCCAGGTGAGACTGATGATGAAGGAACTGGACATAAAGAAAGATCCAGGTTGCAGTTGGATTACAGTAAATGGGAGAATTCATGAGTTTGTTGTAGAAGACAATACCCATCCACAGAGCCGAAAGATCCATTTGATGCTAGCCGAGATGGCTGACAAACTACATGAGGCTGGATACGTACCAGATACAACACAAGTCACGCTAAATATTGtgaaagaggagaaggagagcacACTTCTCTACCACAGCGAGAAGATAGCAATTGCTTTTGGCTTGATCAGCACCAACCCCGGCACCACACTGCATGTGGTGAAGAACTTACGCATTTGTGGGGATTGCCATTCCTCAATAAAGCTTATCGCAAAGGTATATGGACGGAGAATAATTGTGAGGGATCGTAGTCGATTCCACCATTTTGAGGAAGGACTTTGCTCTTGCAATGACTACTGGTGA